Proteins found in one Planctomycetia bacterium genomic segment:
- a CDS encoding terpene cyclase/mutase family protein, producing the protein MELRRGIRLVSMDGHRVDFSSSTLTMAEPEHQRLAAPLRRAISRTRQWLLGEQADDGSWCAELEGDTILESEYILLLAFLGKHDSEIALKCARYILEKQNADGGWSQYPGGKFDISISVKAYFALKLTGHEPSSAEMQKARKGILLHGGADAVNSFTRFYLALLGQISYDQCPAVPPEMMLLPKWFPINIYAMSAWSRTIVVPMAIMWAYRPVAELDPALGIRELFLKHPADWPELRCPGLKGGSGIFSWDRFFRTIDGGLKTLERLNIKPLRKKSLQKARRWMLDRFTGSDGLGAIFPPMVWSIIALRCLDYADDSPEMRYCVERLDALLIEDKKTAHLQPCKSPVWDTSITLRALADGGLPTNHSAVRHGIEWLLDRQIDRRGDWCETVDAPAGGWCFEYENDYYPDVDDTAMVCMALAEQYAPTSTALLPPELRVLVEAGEGRPAERDEEASRLRRTTSALQRAERWMLSMQNQDGGWGAFDRDNDLELLCYVPFADHNAMIDPSTPDLTGRVLEALGTLGRRIGDPAVDRALAYLRKTQEADGSWFGRWGVNYIYGTWQVLTGLKAVGVGPEDPLMISGANWLLCCQQPSGAWGESCDTYDDPRLRGSGNATPSQTAWAVMGLLAAGLHEHEAVARGVRYLVDTQKTDGSWDEADFTGTGFPRVFYLKYHYYRIYFPLMALGRWADAIGERLEAIETATIKLEHPVVL; encoded by the coding sequence ATGGAACTTCGCCGCGGCATTCGTCTCGTGTCCATGGATGGACATCGAGTGGACTTCTCATCGTCGACCCTCACCATGGCCGAGCCCGAACATCAGCGGCTGGCCGCTCCCTTGCGACGAGCGATCTCGCGCACGCGTCAATGGCTGCTCGGTGAGCAAGCCGACGACGGCTCTTGGTGTGCCGAGCTCGAAGGCGACACGATCCTCGAGAGCGAGTACATCCTGCTCCTCGCCTTCCTCGGGAAGCACGACAGCGAGATCGCCCTGAAATGCGCTCGCTACATCCTCGAAAAACAAAACGCCGACGGCGGCTGGTCGCAGTATCCGGGCGGCAAGTTCGATATCAGTATCAGCGTGAAAGCCTACTTCGCGCTGAAGCTCACCGGCCACGAGCCGTCGAGCGCCGAGATGCAAAAGGCCCGCAAGGGAATCTTGCTCCACGGCGGTGCCGACGCCGTGAACAGCTTCACGCGGTTCTATCTCGCGCTGCTGGGGCAGATCTCCTACGATCAATGCCCGGCCGTGCCGCCGGAGATGATGCTGCTGCCGAAATGGTTCCCGATCAACATCTACGCCATGAGCGCTTGGAGCCGCACGATCGTCGTGCCGATGGCGATCATGTGGGCCTATCGCCCGGTCGCCGAACTCGACCCCGCGCTCGGCATTCGCGAACTGTTTCTCAAGCACCCTGCCGACTGGCCGGAGCTTCGCTGCCCAGGCCTCAAGGGGGGCAGCGGCATCTTTAGCTGGGATCGGTTCTTCCGCACCATCGACGGCGGGCTCAAGACGCTCGAGCGCTTGAACATCAAGCCCCTCCGAAAGAAGTCGTTGCAGAAGGCCCGGCGCTGGATGCTCGATCGCTTTACCGGCAGCGACGGCCTCGGCGCAATCTTTCCGCCGATGGTCTGGAGCATCATCGCGCTCCGGTGCCTCGACTACGCCGACGACTCGCCCGAGATGCGCTACTGCGTCGAACGGCTCGACGCGCTGTTGATCGAAGATAAAAAGACGGCTCACTTGCAGCCTTGCAAGTCGCCGGTGTGGGACACCTCGATCACGTTGCGAGCCTTGGCCGACGGCGGCCTACCGACCAACCACAGTGCGGTGCGACACGGCATCGAGTGGCTGCTCGATCGCCAGATCGATCGCCGCGGCGATTGGTGCGAAACGGTCGACGCTCCGGCCGGCGGCTGGTGTTTCGAATACGAAAACGATTACTATCCCGACGTCGACGACACGGCGATGGTATGCATGGCGCTCGCCGAGCAATATGCCCCGACCTCGACGGCCCTGCTGCCGCCGGAGCTCCGCGTGCTCGTCGAAGCCGGCGAAGGCCGACCCGCCGAGCGCGATGAAGAAGCCTCGCGCTTGCGTCGCACCACCTCCGCCTTGCAACGAGCCGAGCGCTGGATGCTCTCGATGCAGAACCAAGACGGCGGTTGGGGAGCGTTCGACCGCGACAACGACCTCGAACTCCTCTGCTACGTGCCGTTCGCCGACCACAACGCCATGATCGACCCCAGCACGCCCGACCTGACGGGCCGTGTGCTCGAAGCGCTCGGCACGCTCGGCCGGCGCATCGGCGATCCGGCGGTCGATCGCGCGCTCGCTTACTTACGCAAGACGCAAGAAGCCGACGGCAGCTGGTTCGGTCGGTGGGGCGTGAACTATATCTACGGCACCTGGCAAGTGCTCACCGGTTTGAAGGCCGTCGGCGTCGGACCGGAAGATCCGCTGATGATCTCCGGGGCGAATTGGCTCCTCTGCTGCCAACAACCGAGCGGCGCTTGGGGCGAGTCGTGCGACACGTACGACGACCCGCGCCTCCGCGGTTCCGGCAATGCGACCCCATCGCAAACCGCTTGGGCCGTGATGGGGCTCTTGGCCGCCGGCCTGCACGAACACGAAGCCGTCGCCCGCGGGGTCCGCTACCTCGTCGACACGCAAAAGACCGACGGCTCCTGGGACGAGGCCGACTTCACCGGCACCGGCTTCCCGCGCGTCTTCTATTTGAAATACCATTACTATCGCATCTACTTCCCGTTGATGGCGCTCGGCCGCTGGGCCGACGCGATCGGCGAACGCCTAGAAGCGATCGAAACCGCCACGATCAAGCTCGAACATCCGGTGGTGCTGTAA
- a CDS encoding YciI family protein — translation MKFVCLGFIDQAKFAELPPAEGLRMMEECFAYDDELRRGGHFLGGEALDSATKAVTLSMQAGNVQATDGPFTETKETLGGILLLEARDMHHAIALMSKHPGVKMGPFEIRPANEAINHLVAARSATFAKDAP, via the coding sequence ATGAAATTCGTCTGTCTAGGGTTCATCGATCAGGCGAAGTTTGCCGAGCTTCCGCCGGCAGAAGGGCTGCGCATGATGGAAGAGTGCTTTGCCTACGACGATGAGCTGCGGCGAGGCGGGCATTTCCTTGGAGGCGAAGCGCTCGACTCCGCGACGAAAGCGGTGACGCTAAGCATGCAGGCCGGGAACGTTCAAGCCACGGATGGTCCGTTTACCGAGACCAAGGAAACACTCGGCGGCATCCTGCTGCTGGAAGCCCGCGACATGCACCACGCCATCGCGCTGATGTCGAAACATCCGGGCGTGAAGATGGGCCCCTTCGAGATCCGGCCTGCCAATGAAGCGATCAACCACTTGGTCGCCGCGCGCAGCGCCACCTTCGCGAAAGACGCCCCCTAA
- a CDS encoding GrpB family protein — translation MIGGIEKREIVVVDYDPRWPEKFRWHAAILAQALGRQALVVEHVGSTAVPELAAKPIIDIDVVVEDSANEAAYFPALLAVGYLLRVREPQWHEHRMFRTPELDVHIHVFSAGCVEVARHLAFRNRLRTHAEDRLRYEALKRKLAKEDWPDMNAYARAKSELVEEIVARASAETSDVA, via the coding sequence TTGATCGGCGGGATCGAAAAGCGCGAGATCGTCGTCGTCGATTACGATCCGCGGTGGCCGGAGAAGTTTCGGTGGCACGCCGCGATTCTCGCGCAGGCCTTGGGGCGGCAGGCGCTGGTCGTCGAGCATGTCGGTTCCACCGCCGTGCCCGAGCTGGCCGCCAAGCCGATCATCGATATCGATGTCGTCGTCGAGGATTCCGCGAACGAGGCGGCTTACTTCCCGGCGTTGCTGGCCGTCGGGTATCTGCTGCGAGTTCGCGAACCTCAGTGGCACGAACACCGGATGTTTCGGACCCCGGAGCTCGACGTTCACATCCACGTCTTCTCCGCCGGCTGTGTCGAGGTGGCTCGGCACCTCGCGTTCCGGAACCGTCTCCGGACCCACGCCGAAGATCGGCTCCGTTATGAGGCGCTCAAGCGGAAGCTTGCGAAGGAAGACTGGCCCGACATGAACGCCTATGCGCGCGCCAAGAGCGAGCTTGTGGAGGAGATCGTGGCGCGAGCGTCGGCGGAAACTTCCGACGTAGCCTAG